In a genomic window of Nomascus leucogenys isolate Asia chromosome 4, Asia_NLE_v1, whole genome shotgun sequence:
- the MS4A3 gene encoding membrane-spanning 4-domains subfamily A member 3 isoform X1, with protein MASHEVDNAELGSASTHRTPGSEVGPDELNNSVYQPIDGSQDYQKGKLQVLGAIQILNAAMILALGVFLGSLQYLFHLETHFFFFTFYTGYPIWGAIFFCSSGTLSVVAGRKPTRTWIQNSFGMNIASGTIALVGIAFLSVNLAVNILSLKSCQSSKSPDLCNYMGSISNGVVSLLLILTSLELCITISTVAMWCKTNCCNSREEISSPPNSVESRILPYETNSESMNI; from the exons ATGGCCTCCCATGAAGTTGATAATGCAGAGCTGGGGTCAGCCTCTACCCATCGTACCCCAGGCAGTGAGGTGGGACCAGACGAGCTGAATAATTCTGTCTACCAGCCCATTGATGGATCACAAGATTAtcagaaaggaaaattacaagTTCTTGGG GCCATTCAGATCCTGAATGCAGCAATGATTCTGGCTTTGGGTGTCTTTCTGGGTTCCTTGCAATACCTGTTCCACCTCGAAACGCACTTCTTTTTCTTCACCTTCTACACAGGCTACCCGATTTGGGGTGCTATATTT TTCTGTAGTTCAGGAACCTTGTCTGTTGTAGCAGGGAGAAAACCCACGAGAACATGG atACAGAACAGTTTTGGAATGAACATTGCCAGTGGTACAATTGCACTAGTGGGGATTGCTTTTCTCTCAGTAAATTTAGCAGTTAATATCCTGTCATTAAAGAGTTGTCAGTCTTCAAAGTCACCGGACCTATGCAATTACATGGGCTCCATATCAAAT GGCGTGGTGTCTCTACTGCTGATTCTCACCTCGCTGGAATTATGCATAACCATCTCTACTGTAGCCATGTGGTGCAAAACAAACTGCTGTAATTCAAGAGAG gaaattTCCTCACCTCCCAATTCTGTGGAATCAAGAATACTTCCTTATGAAACTAATTCTGAGAGCATGAATATTTGA
- the MS4A3 gene encoding membrane-spanning 4-domains subfamily A member 3 isoform X3, whose translation MNIASGTIALVGIAFLSVNLAVNILSLKSCQSSKSPDLCNYMGSISNGVVSLLLILTSLELCITISTVAMWCKTNCCNSREEISSPPNSVESRILPYETNSESMNI comes from the exons ATGAACATTGCCAGTGGTACAATTGCACTAGTGGGGATTGCTTTTCTCTCAGTAAATTTAGCAGTTAATATCCTGTCATTAAAGAGTTGTCAGTCTTCAAAGTCACCGGACCTATGCAATTACATGGGCTCCATATCAAAT GGCGTGGTGTCTCTACTGCTGATTCTCACCTCGCTGGAATTATGCATAACCATCTCTACTGTAGCCATGTGGTGCAAAACAAACTGCTGTAATTCAAGAGAG gaaattTCCTCACCTCCCAATTCTGTGGAATCAAGAATACTTCCTTATGAAACTAATTCTGAGAGCATGAATATTTGA
- the MS4A3 gene encoding membrane-spanning 4-domains subfamily A member 3 isoform X2, whose translation MASHEVDNAELGSASTHRTPGSEVGPDELNNSVYQPIDGSQDYQKGKLQVLGFCSSGTLSVVAGRKPTRTWIQNSFGMNIASGTIALVGIAFLSVNLAVNILSLKSCQSSKSPDLCNYMGSISNGVVSLLLILTSLELCITISTVAMWCKTNCCNSREEISSPPNSVESRILPYETNSESMNI comes from the exons ATGGCCTCCCATGAAGTTGATAATGCAGAGCTGGGGTCAGCCTCTACCCATCGTACCCCAGGCAGTGAGGTGGGACCAGACGAGCTGAATAATTCTGTCTACCAGCCCATTGATGGATCACAAGATTAtcagaaaggaaaattacaagTTCTTGGG TTCTGTAGTTCAGGAACCTTGTCTGTTGTAGCAGGGAGAAAACCCACGAGAACATGG atACAGAACAGTTTTGGAATGAACATTGCCAGTGGTACAATTGCACTAGTGGGGATTGCTTTTCTCTCAGTAAATTTAGCAGTTAATATCCTGTCATTAAAGAGTTGTCAGTCTTCAAAGTCACCGGACCTATGCAATTACATGGGCTCCATATCAAAT GGCGTGGTGTCTCTACTGCTGATTCTCACCTCGCTGGAATTATGCATAACCATCTCTACTGTAGCCATGTGGTGCAAAACAAACTGCTGTAATTCAAGAGAG gaaattTCCTCACCTCCCAATTCTGTGGAATCAAGAATACTTCCTTATGAAACTAATTCTGAGAGCATGAATATTTGA